In a single window of the Allobranchiibius huperziae genome:
- a CDS encoding FkbM family methyltransferase translates to MPSTPPAPGAASHVLSGRRPVEIVDIGANPIDGEPPYAPLLEQGVARVTGFEPQESAYAELTTREDGAHRYLPYAVGDGAEHTLRLCVESGFASMLEPDRAQLGLLTDFPRMASVTDRIPMATRRLDDITEIEQLDYLKIDIQGGELDVFRHGRRLLARAVAVQTEVGFTRLYEDQPTFADLDLELRAHGFVPHLFVNTKTWPLAPLQWADPLQEQARHLVEADVLYVRDLARLDVLSEDQLHHLGLICDLAYASYGVTLLCIAELVRRGVLDPDSARIFRDQVAVRAQPTPSR, encoded by the coding sequence GTGCCCTCCACCCCACCCGCACCCGGCGCCGCCTCGCATGTGCTGAGCGGTCGACGTCCGGTCGAGATCGTCGACATCGGCGCCAACCCCATCGACGGGGAGCCGCCGTACGCGCCGCTGTTGGAGCAGGGAGTCGCCCGGGTGACCGGGTTCGAGCCGCAGGAGTCCGCGTATGCCGAACTCACGACGAGAGAGGACGGGGCGCACCGCTACCTGCCGTACGCGGTGGGGGACGGGGCCGAGCACACCCTGCGACTCTGCGTCGAGAGCGGCTTCGCCAGCATGCTCGAACCGGACCGTGCCCAGCTGGGACTGTTGACCGACTTCCCGCGGATGGCGTCGGTGACCGACCGCATTCCGATGGCCACCCGACGCCTGGACGACATCACCGAGATCGAGCAGCTGGACTACCTCAAGATCGACATCCAGGGCGGTGAGCTCGACGTCTTCCGGCACGGCCGGCGGCTGCTCGCCAGGGCCGTCGCCGTGCAGACCGAGGTGGGGTTCACCCGGTTGTACGAGGACCAGCCCACCTTCGCCGACCTCGATCTGGAGCTGCGGGCGCACGGCTTCGTGCCGCACCTGTTCGTCAACACCAAGACCTGGCCGCTCGCGCCGCTGCAGTGGGCCGACCCGCTGCAGGAACAGGCTCGGCACCTGGTGGAGGCCGATGTCCTCTACGTGCGCGACCTGGCGCGCCTCGACGTGCTGAGCGAGGACCAACTGCATCACCTGGGGCTGATCTGCGACCTGGCGTACGCGTCGTACGGCGTGACGCTGCTCTGCATCGCGGAGCTGGTCCGCCGAGGTGTCCTGGACCCGGACAGTGCCCGGATCTTCCGGGACCAGGTGGCGGTCCGTGCGCAACCGACGCCGTCGCGCTGA
- a CDS encoding FAD-dependent oxidoreductase — protein sequence MGAGFAGFHTLRRLERTLSPEQASLVLVAPSDYLLYSPLLPEVATGVLDPRDIAVSLRQTLRRTTPVFGHVTDVDFASRTLTVLGRDGKPEQQRWDRLVLTPGSVTREFDIPGVAEHARGLKTLEEATFLRNHVLGQLDLADALPDTPAGRQQRQELLTVVAVGAGYTGTEFVAKMQNWMYGIADRWSSFGPDDVRWLLIDLAPHVLPELGPRLGAEAMKVLHHRGVEVRLTVSVVSATATSVTLTDGDVISTRTLVWSAGVAPSPLIATLGLPTTKGRLVVNDDLSVPGHTHVWALGDSAAVPDLTQGALADGSRPVTAPTAQHAQRQGHTAARNVAASLGVGQSRPYRHRDLGLVADLGGTQGVAKALGVPLTGPIAKVTARGYHLFALPSAAAKVRVATDWLYARSCRPVSCN from the coding sequence GTGGGCGCGGGCTTCGCCGGATTCCACACGTTGCGCCGACTGGAGCGCACCCTGTCCCCCGAGCAGGCGAGCCTGGTGCTCGTGGCACCGTCGGACTACCTGCTCTACAGCCCGCTGTTGCCCGAGGTCGCGACGGGCGTCCTCGACCCGCGGGACATCGCCGTGTCCCTGCGCCAGACCCTGCGGCGCACCACGCCGGTCTTCGGGCACGTCACGGACGTCGACTTCGCCTCGCGCACGCTCACGGTCCTGGGGCGCGACGGGAAGCCGGAGCAGCAGCGCTGGGATCGTCTGGTGCTGACCCCCGGATCCGTGACGCGCGAGTTCGACATCCCCGGCGTCGCCGAACACGCCCGCGGACTGAAGACCTTGGAAGAGGCGACGTTCCTGCGCAATCACGTCCTGGGTCAGCTGGACCTGGCGGATGCCCTCCCCGACACCCCTGCCGGCCGGCAGCAGCGCCAGGAACTGCTCACCGTCGTTGCGGTGGGCGCCGGTTACACCGGGACGGAATTTGTCGCAAAGATGCAGAACTGGATGTACGGCATCGCCGACCGGTGGAGCAGTTTCGGACCCGACGACGTCCGATGGTTGCTCATCGACCTGGCACCCCACGTCCTGCCGGAGCTGGGCCCTCGCCTCGGCGCGGAGGCGATGAAGGTGCTGCACCACCGCGGCGTCGAGGTCAGGCTCACCGTCAGCGTGGTGTCGGCCACCGCCACCTCGGTCACGCTCACCGACGGCGACGTCATCAGCACCCGCACGCTGGTGTGGAGCGCGGGCGTGGCCCCCAGCCCGTTGATCGCCACTCTGGGCCTCCCGACCACGAAGGGCCGACTCGTGGTGAACGACGACCTGAGCGTCCCCGGGCACACGCACGTCTGGGCGCTCGGCGACTCGGCCGCGGTGCCCGACCTGACCCAGGGCGCCCTGGCCGACGGGAGCCGCCCGGTCACCGCCCCGACGGCGCAGCATGCCCAACGCCAGGGCCACACCGCCGCCCGGAACGTCGCCGCCAGCCTCGGCGTCGGGCAGTCCCGCCCGTACCGGCACCGTGACCTCGGCCTCGTGGCTGATCTGGGCGGAACACAGGGTGTGGCCAAGGCGCTCGGTGTGCCCCTCACCGGCCCGATCGCGAAGGTCACGGCGCGCGGCTATCACCTCTTCGCGCTCCCCAGCGCGGCCGCCAAGGTGCGGGTGGCCACGGACTGGCTCTACGCTCGATCCTGCCGACCCGTGTCGTGCAACTGA